In Mesotoga sp. BH458_6_3_2_1, a single window of DNA contains:
- a CDS encoding transglutaminase-like domain-containing protein, whose amino-acid sequence MEFLAAQLPERISCFESIGDYKGALEEIEHQLEDYLPSLVEKRLLWEKERILRLKDNYPYKSEKAFDILSDIFVDFSREEFDSLSDAKKLDSIVFDGEERFERRFDKNLLFVMPEFENRLKKKDTDREETRASLHREIDRLISDRRPAKYKINARSSIAVRSSEGSLFRCWLPVPRIGDQVSSAKIIKTSHSCFLSPDTYPQRTVYMEADSKHDTLFSVDFEYEISEISSSLNPYECTEPDGKRFQNYLGERAPHIVFSPLMKSLAKEIAEGETNAYFIAKSFYNWICENVKYTFMSEYALYPNLSEFAAINLRGDCGVKALLFITLCRIRGIPARWQSGWFATPKGASPHDWALIWLEPFGWIPVDCSFGGSRNDIPAYKEFYFGNLDAFRMVSNSAFMSPLIPAKKFYRSDPFDNQVGEIEMDSRAMRSYERDYSLEILSFERVL is encoded by the coding sequence ATGGAATTTCTGGCAGCACAACTTCCGGAAAGGATTAGCTGTTTCGAATCGATTGGAGACTACAAGGGCGCTTTAGAGGAGATTGAGCATCAACTCGAAGATTATCTTCCCTCATTAGTGGAAAAGAGACTCTTGTGGGAGAAAGAGAGAATCCTCAGGCTGAAAGACAATTACCCGTACAAATCAGAAAAGGCTTTTGATATTCTCTCAGACATTTTCGTAGACTTCTCAAGAGAGGAGTTTGACTCCCTGAGTGATGCGAAGAAGCTTGACTCAATTGTCTTCGATGGCGAAGAACGTTTCGAAAGAAGATTCGACAAAAACCTTCTCTTTGTAATGCCCGAATTTGAAAACAGACTGAAGAAGAAAGATACTGACAGGGAAGAAACCAGAGCCTCTCTTCACAGAGAGATAGACAGGCTAATAAGCGACAGACGACCCGCTAAGTATAAAATCAATGCAAGGTCGTCAATCGCAGTCCGAAGCTCTGAGGGTAGTCTCTTTCGCTGCTGGCTCCCTGTGCCCAGAATTGGTGATCAAGTGTCTTCTGCCAAAATTATTAAGACAAGTCACAGCTGTTTCTTGTCACCAGATACCTATCCCCAAAGAACCGTGTATATGGAAGCAGATTCAAAGCATGATACATTGTTCAGTGTCGATTTCGAATACGAGATTTCTGAAATCTCATCTTCACTTAACCCCTATGAATGTACCGAACCCGATGGCAAGAGATTTCAAAACTATTTAGGCGAAAGGGCTCCACATATTGTCTTCTCGCCCCTAATGAAATCTCTGGCAAAGGAGATTGCCGAGGGTGAGACTAATGCCTACTTCATAGCAAAGAGTTTCTACAACTGGATATGCGAAAACGTCAAGTATACTTTCATGAGTGAATATGCCCTTTATCCAAACCTCTCTGAATTCGCCGCCATTAACCTTAGAGGGGACTGTGGAGTGAAAGCCCTCTTATTCATAACGCTTTGCAGAATCAGGGGCATTCCGGCAAGATGGCAGTCTGGATGGTTTGCAACTCCCAAGGGAGCAAGCCCTCACGATTGGGCCCTAATCTGGCTAGAGCCCTTTGGCTGGATACCTGTGGACTGCTCATTTGGGGGCTCCAGGAATGACATTCCGGCCTACAAGGAGTTCTATTTTGGCAACCTGGACGCATTCAGAATGGTTTCAAATTCTGCTTTCATGTCGCCGTTGATACCAGCGAAGAAATTCTACAGATCCGATCCATTTGACAATCAGGTCGGAGAGATCGAAATGGATTCCAGAGCAATGAGATCGTACGAGAGAGATTACTCTCTCGAGATACTCTCCTTTGAGAGAGTGCTCTAG
- a CDS encoding peroxiredoxin has protein sequence MAEILLNKTVPDFSLLDQNGKEVSLSKFSGKRIVLYFYPKDNTSGCTLEAESFRDLKNEFADKNTVIIGVSKDTQKSHAGFSLKLDLDFSILSDKDGEIHQMFDVIKPKKMYGREYLGTERSTFIIDENGVLVKEYRGVKVKGHAEEVLEFISNLK, from the coding sequence ATGGCTGAAATTCTTTTAAACAAGACTGTTCCGGATTTTTCGTTGCTCGACCAAAATGGGAAAGAAGTGTCTTTATCAAAGTTTTCAGGTAAACGGATTGTGCTGTATTTCTATCCCAAGGATAATACATCAGGGTGTACTCTAGAAGCAGAAAGTTTTAGGGATCTAAAGAACGAATTTGCGGACAAGAACACAGTTATAATTGGAGTTAGCAAAGATACTCAGAAATCGCATGCAGGCTTCTCACTCAAGCTTGATCTTGACTTTTCTATTCTGAGCGATAAAGACGGAGAGATTCATCAGATGTTCGATGTGATTAAGCCGAAGAAGATGTATGGCCGCGAGTACTTGGGAACTGAGAGATCCACATTTATAATTGATGAGAACGGAGTTTTAGTCAAAGAGTACAGAGGTGTCAAAGTGAAAGGCCATGCAGAAGAAGTCCTAGAATTCATAAGCAATCTGAAGTGA
- a CDS encoding GNAT family N-acetyltransferase — protein MIKKVEDSILKSFIEYSRRVGPEHDDSYLPSDDFVADERHPSVALLNEEGKMIGAASLILEDHYRKARKGRFMIFHSVTSQAEAYRSLLNAIKGMISEIDEVYLFVSPEQPIQSILEEIGFSLERYSFILKRRLHSVSLEIPNEIHFVDFDPETHGEIYCNIINLAFAEIAGHLDIDQEWLRRFLLRSNVPSSGIQLLIKVDEPIGLFFSEVNEDGLLEIGPLAVLPNYQGQGYGRLLLRKALLLSLDLGLESVLSVNAENEKALSLYIEEGFEKAWTKVCYKFAL, from the coding sequence ATGATAAAGAAGGTAGAAGACTCAATCCTGAAAAGTTTCATAGAATACAGTCGTCGTGTGGGACCAGAACACGACGACTCATACCTTCCTTCCGACGACTTCGTTGCAGATGAAAGACATCCTTCTGTAGCACTCTTAAATGAAGAAGGGAAAATGATTGGAGCAGCTTCACTAATTCTTGAAGATCACTACAGAAAGGCTAGAAAGGGAAGATTCATGATCTTTCATTCGGTGACTTCACAAGCGGAAGCCTACAGATCTCTGCTAAATGCCATAAAAGGCATGATATCCGAAATCGATGAGGTATATCTATTTGTCTCGCCTGAGCAACCCATTCAAAGTATCCTAGAGGAAATCGGTTTCTCTTTGGAAAGATACTCTTTTATCTTAAAGAGAAGGCTACACAGTGTTTCTTTAGAAATTCCCAATGAAATCCATTTCGTAGATTTCGATCCTGAGACTCACGGAGAAATCTACTGCAATATTATCAACTTGGCTTTCGCTGAAATTGCCGGTCATCTAGATATCGATCAAGAATGGTTGAGAAGATTTCTCTTGAGAAGTAATGTCCCGAGCTCTGGCATACAGCTCCTGATAAAAGTTGACGAGCCAATTGGTCTATTCTTCTCGGAGGTAAATGAAGATGGACTTCTGGAGATAGGCCCTTTGGCTGTATTACCTAATTATCAGGGGCAGGGTTATGGAAGACTCTTGTTAAGAAAGGCATTACTTCTTTCTCTTGACTTGGGCCTCGAAAGTGTCCTTTCAGTAAACGCAGAGAATGAAAAAGCCCTTTCCCTCTATATTGAAGAGGGATTTGAGAAAGCGTGGACAAAAGTGTGCTATAAGTTTGCCCTCTAA
- the eis gene encoding enhanced intracellular survival protein Eis, which translates to MEFRRFNDYREMIEMVVLAFSFEKKNQGTLEEYLKSLESQGKRFYGIYDGETIVAGCIVFPYKMRLRQSFVPMAGIAMVCSRQDYRGKGGIRQLFTELLLELRKDFKVSVLYPFSRDFYRKYGWEVFDRWQYVKFSPGSLTEHESTGIDASDMAFPDFDSISFYKEYARTHFNCTLRSEVDWKERLSPVWPDQVDKRIVKFSKDEKVVGILDYTLGFNQKEDTSFHSIFTFASQNEEARNAMFTYLRRLSHQVKEVRMWLPQHFEIWPYINESPQEHHLRETSMIRIVDLKRLNGLEILSEDVRIDMKIEDSQCSWNDGNYRLEIKDNALSICEGGTPQIEIGIGSLSTVISGRESLSRMVELGRAKALAGYVGENIRKSEVFFNETF; encoded by the coding sequence ATGGAGTTCAGAAGATTCAACGATTATCGGGAAATGATTGAAATGGTTGTTCTTGCTTTTTCTTTCGAGAAGAAGAATCAGGGGACATTGGAGGAGTATCTGAAGAGTCTGGAGAGTCAGGGGAAGAGATTCTACGGAATCTACGACGGAGAGACAATAGTAGCAGGATGCATCGTCTTTCCTTACAAAATGAGACTTAGACAGAGTTTCGTTCCAATGGCCGGTATCGCAATGGTGTGTTCAAGACAGGATTACCGGGGAAAGGGAGGAATTAGGCAGCTCTTCACGGAATTATTGCTAGAGCTCAGAAAGGATTTCAAAGTATCGGTCCTTTATCCGTTTTCGAGAGACTTTTATCGAAAGTATGGTTGGGAGGTATTCGATCGCTGGCAGTACGTCAAGTTTTCTCCTGGATCATTGACTGAACACGAATCGACAGGAATAGATGCTTCTGACATGGCATTTCCGGATTTCGATTCCATCAGTTTCTACAAGGAATATGCTCGGACCCACTTCAACTGCACGCTCCGATCAGAAGTCGACTGGAAGGAGAGACTGTCGCCGGTTTGGCCAGATCAGGTTGACAAGCGTATCGTCAAGTTCTCGAAAGATGAGAAGGTTGTAGGCATTCTTGACTATACACTTGGTTTCAATCAGAAGGAAGACACGTCCTTCCACTCGATATTCACATTTGCTTCGCAAAATGAAGAAGCAAGGAATGCAATGTTCACATATCTGAGAAGGCTTTCTCACCAGGTGAAAGAGGTTAGGATGTGGCTCCCTCAGCATTTCGAGATTTGGCCTTATATAAATGAGAGTCCTCAGGAGCATCACCTAAGAGAGACCTCAATGATAAGAATTGTGGACCTAAAGAGACTTAACGGGCTTGAAATACTAAGTGAAGACGTAAGAATTGACATGAAAATCGAGGATAGCCAGTGCTCGTGGAATGACGGCAATTACCGGCTCGAAATAAAGGACAACGCTCTCTCGATTTGCGAGGGCGGAACCCCACAGATCGAGATAGGCATTGGCAGTCTGTCAACTGTGATTTCTGGGAGAGAATCACTGTCTAGAATGGTTGAGCTGGGGCGGGCAAAGGCCCTTGCAGGATACGTCGGAGAAAACATAAGGAAATCGGAAGTGTTCTTCAACGAGACGTTTTGA